From Taeniopygia guttata chromosome 29, bTaeGut7.mat, whole genome shotgun sequence, a single genomic window includes:
- the ERBB3 gene encoding receptor tyrosine-protein kinase erbB-3, producing the protein MEPHRERHRALLLLLPVLLLRAPAPGSAQAVCAGTLNGLSVTGDAQHQYQTLHKMYNNCEIVMGNLEIVLIDHTQDLSFLQTIREVTGYILIAMNVFAALPLQNLRVIRGTQFYEERFALFVLLNYNPNTTHALRQLGLNQLTEILAGGVYIEKNAQLCHVDTVEWRDIMRDSRLEPLVRDNGRGCAPCHESCGGHCWGPGPDDCQKLTKTICAPQCNGRCFGRAPNECCHEECAGGCTGPLRTHCFACRHFNDSGSCVPLCPQPLIYNKLTFQLEPNPDTKYQYGGVCVRECPHNFVVDQSSCVRACPNDKMEVEKNGLKICEPCAGLCPKACEGTGAGSKYQTVDSSNIDTFINCTKILGNLDFLITGLEGDPWRNISALDPEKLNVFRTVREITGYLNIQSWPKHMHNFSVFSNLETIGGRSLYNRGFSLLIMKNENVTSLGLRSLREVSAGRVYITENRRLCFLHTVHWAALRRSRADLDIRNNRPRSKCQQEGKVCDPLCSAEGCWGPGPAQCLSCRHYSRRGVCVPTCRFSQGEPREFSQGGECHECHPECQPVEGGATCNGSGADTCTRCAHYRDGPHCVGRCPDGVLGERGPIFKFPDGSRECRPCHENCSRGCVGPLLRDCLGDPLPVARRTPTLIAVMVVGAVFLSCSLVLLALLYWRGKKIQKKRAMRRYLERGESLEPLDPSEKANKVLARIFKESELKRLKVLGSGVFGTVHKGIWIPDGDSIKIPVSIKVIQGWSGQQSFHAVTDHMLAIGSLEHSYIVRLLGICPGPQLQLVTQLLPLGSLLDYVRKNRGSIGPQLLLNWCVQVAKGMYYLEEHRMVHRNLAARNVLLKSPSQAQVADFGIADLLYPDDKKYFYNELKTPIKWMALESIHFGKYTHQSDVWSYGVTLWEMMTFGAEPYSGIRPAEVPDLLEKGERLSQPHICTIDVYMVMVKCWMIDENIRPTFKELANEFTRMARDPPRYLVIKESGAAPPGEPPTLSEKELEEVETLELEEEEEEEEEEEEEEEEEEELDAAFGLAAPGLCPQRPRGSSCGRSPSLLSAPAGYIPMNPPGLGCPRQPGGSRPPRRDRQEPLARSVSESSEGRGSGSELEPGPGGALTGSLGRGRRRRGHGGVRSRRESLPPVPPPPPGSQGGEEDPNGYVTPNCALRDPAAAAEEEEEEEEEEEEYEYMNRQRGGTGGPPKPRPASLEELGYEYMEVSPEPGGPPGAPQTRRYRREDEDGDEENYEYMNEQPRLSRSLRTGAVPGAPGHDGYTEMRAAESPGSPGEGYEEMEAVPRPRRCSGCRGTPRMKPLRSLEASDCAFDNPDYWHSRLFAKSDARRT; encoded by the exons ATGGAGCcgcaccgggagcggcaccgggcgctgctgctgctgctgccggtgCTGCTGCTCCGCGCCCCCGCGCCCGGCTCCGCGCAGGCAG TGTGCGCGGGGACGCTGAACGGGCTGAGCGTGACGGGGGACGCGCAGCACCAGTACCAGACCCTGCACAAGATGTACAACAACTGCGAGATCGTCATGGGCAACCTGGAGATCGTCCTCATCGACCACACCCAGGACCTCTCCTTCCTCCAG ACCATCCGGGAGGTGACCGGCTACATCCTGATCGCCATGAACGTGTTCGCGGCGCTGCCGCTGCAGAACCTGCGCGTGATCCGCGGCACGCAGTTCTACGAGGAACGCTTCGCGCTCTTCGTGCTGCTCAACTACAACCCCAACACCACCCACGCCCTGCGCCAGCTCGGCCTCAACCAGCTCACGG AGATCCTGGCGGGGGGGGTGTACATCGAGAAGAACGCGCAGCTCTGCCACGTGGACACGGTGGAGTGGAGGGACATCATGAGGGACTCGCGCCTGGAGCCGCTCGTCCGGGACAACGGCCGCGGCT GCGCCCCGTGCCACGAGAGCTGCGGCGGGCACTGCTGGGGGCCGGGCCCTGACGACTGCCAGAAAC TGACCAAGACCATCTGCGCCCCGCAGTGCAACGGGCGCTGCTTCGGCCGCGCGCCCAACGAGTGCTGCCACGAGGAGTGCGCGGGCGGCTGCACCGGCCCCCTGCGCACCCACTGCTTC GCCTGCCGCCACTTCAACGACAGCGGTTCCTGCGTGCCGCTCTGCCCGCAGCCGCTCATCTACAACAAGCTGACCTTCCAGCTGGAGCCCAACCCCGACACCAAGTACCAGTACGGGGGGGTCTGCGTGCGGGAGTGCCCCC ACAACTTCGTGGTGGACCAGAGCTCGTGCGTGCGCGCCTGCCCCAACGACAAGATGGAAGTGGAGAAGAACGGGCTGAAGATCTGCGAGCCCTGCGCGGGGCTGTGCCCCAAGG CCTGCGAGGGCACCGGCGCCGGCAGCAAATACCAAACGGTGGACTCCAGCAACATCGACACCTTCATCAACTGCACCAAGATCCTGGGCAACCTCGACTTCCTCATCACGGGCCTGGAGGG ggACCCCTGGCGCAACATCTCGGCGCTGGACCCGGAGAAGCTGAACGTGTTCCGGACGGTGCGGGAGATCACGG GGTACCTGAACATCCAGTCCTGGCCCAAGCACATGCACAACTTCAGCGTCTTCTCCAACCTCGAGACCATCGGGGGACGGAGCCTCTACAA CCGCGGTTTCTCGCTGCTGATCATGAAGAACGAGAACGTGACGTCTCTGGGGCTGCGCTCGCTGCGGGAGGTGAGCGCGGGCCGCGTGTACATCACGGAGAACCGGCGGCTCTGCTTCCTGCACACCGTGCACTGGGCCGCGCTGCGCCGCAGCCGCGCCGACCTCGACATCCGCAACAACCGGCCCCGCAGCAAGTGCC AACAAGAGGGCAAGGTGTGTGACCCGCTGTGCTCGGCCGAGGGCTGCtgggggcccggcccggcccagtgcctgtcctgccgccACTACAGCCGCAGGGGCGTCTGTGTGCCCACCTGCCGCTTCAGCCAGGG GGAGCCGCGGGAGTTCTCGCAGGGCGGCGAATGTCACGAGTGCCACCCGGAGTGCCAACCCGTGGAGGGCGGTGCCACCTGCAACGGCTCG GGTGCCGACACCTGCACGCGCTGCGCCCACTATCGCGACGGGCCGCACTGCGTGGGGCGATGTCCCGACGGGGTCCTGGGCGAGCGCGGCCCCATCTTCAAATTCCCCGACGGCAGCCGCGAGTGCCGCCCCTGCCACGAGAACTGCAGCCGCGG ATGTGTGGGGCCGCTGCTGCGGGACTGCCTGGGGGACCCCCTGCCCGTGGCCAG GCGGACACCGACGCTGATCGCGGTCATGGTGGTCGGGGCCGTGTTCCTCTCGTGCTCGCTGGTGCTGCTGGCGCTGCTCTACTGGCGGGGCAAGAAGATCCAGAAGAAACGGGCGATGCGGCGCTACCTGGAGCGGGGCGAG AGCCTGGAGCCGCTGGACCCCAGTGAAAAGGCCAACAAGGTCCTGGCCCGGATCTTCAAGGAGTCGGAGCTGAAGCGCCTCAAGGTGCTGGGCTCGGGCGTCTTCGGCACCGTGCACAAG GGGATCTGGATCCCGGACGGGGATTCCATCAAGATCCCGGTCAGCATCAAGGTGATCCAGGGCTGGAGCGGGCAGCAATCCTTCCACGCCGTCACCGAC caCATGCTGGCCATCGGCAGCCTGGAGCACTCGTACATCGTGCGGCTGCTGGGGATCTGCCCGGGCCcgcagctgcagctggtgacGCAGCTGCTGCCGCTGGGCTCGCTGCTGGACTACGTGCGCAAGAACCGCGGCAGCATCGggccccagctgctgctcaacTGGTGCGTGCAGGTGGCCAAG GGCATGTACTACCTGGAGGAGCACCGCATGGTGCACCGCAACCTGGCGGCGCGCAACGTGCTGCTGAAATCGCCCAGCCAGGCGCAGGTGGCCGATTTCGGCATCGCCGACCTGCTCTACCCCGACGACAAGAAGTACTTCTACAACGAGCTCAAG ACGCCCATCAAGTGGATGGCACTGGAGAGTATCCACTTCGGCAAGTACACGCACCAGAGCGACGTCTGGAGCTACG gggTGACGCTGTGGGAGATGATGACCTTCGGGGCCGAGCCCTACTCGGGGATCCGCCCGGCCGAGGTGCCGGACCTGCTGGAGAAGGGCGAGCGGCTCTCGCAGCCGCACATCTGCACCATCGACGTCTACATGGTCATGGTCAAAT GCTGGATGATCGATGAGAACATCCGTCCCACCTTCAAGGAGTTGGCCAACGAGTTCACCCGCATGGCCCGCGACCCCCCGCGCTACCTGGTCATCAAG GAGAGCGGGGCCGCGCCCCCCGGCGAGCCCCCCACCCTGAGcgagaaggagctggaggaggtggagacgctggagctggaggaggaggaggaggaggaggaggaagaggaggaggaggaggaggaggaagaggagctggaCGCGGCCTTCGGCCTCGCCgcccccgggctgtgcccgcagcggccgcggggcagcagctgcggccgg AGCCCGAGCCTGCTGAGCGCCCCCGCCGGGTACATCCCCATGAACCCGCCGGGCCTGGGCTGCCCCCGGCAG cccgggGGCTCGCGGCCGCCGCGGCGGGACCGGCAGGAGCCGCTGGCCCGGTCGGTGTCGGAGTCCTCCGAGGGTCGCGGCAGCGGTTCGGAGCTGGAACCGGGCCCGGGGGGGGCCCTGACCGGGAGCCtcggccgcggccgccgccggcgggGGCACGGCGGGGTCCGGTCCCGGCGGGAGAGCctccccccggtgcccccgccgccccccggctCCCAGGGCGGCGAGGAGGACCCCAATGGATACGTCACCCCCAACTGCGCCCTCCGCG ACCCCGCAGCGGcagcggaggaggaggaggaagaggaggaggaggaggaagaataCGAATACATGAACCGCCAACGGGGGGGAACcgggggacccccaaaaccccgccCGGCCTCGCTGGAAGAACTCGGCTACGAATACATGGAGGTGAGCCCGGAACcggggggacccccgggagcGCCCCAAACCCGCCGCTACCGGCGGGAGGATGAGGACGGCGATGAAGAAAACTACGAATACATGAACGAACAACCGCGGCTCAGCCGCTCGCTGCGCACCGGGGCCGtaccgggagcaccgggacaCGACGGCTACACCGAGATGAGGGCGGCGGagagccccgggagccccggggagGGCTACGAGGAGATGGAGGCGgtgccgcggccccgccgctgctCCGGTTGCCGCGGGACCCCCAGGATGAAACCGCTGCGGAGTTTGGAGGCCTCGGACTGCGCCTTCGATAATCCCGATTATTGGCACAGCCGCCTCTTCGCCAAAAGCGATGCCCGCCGGACGtag